From Bacteroidales bacterium, one genomic window encodes:
- a CDS encoding polysaccharide biosynthesis/export family protein, whose amino-acid sequence MAVIACGLLVTGCKSAKEVVYLQDANKVATEQIANYQDVKIKTDDLLSIIVSSQNPELSAMFNLQENQYQVGGTGTTMGQSKTLGYLVDKDGDIDFPVLGRLRVSGLTRAELSTMIKEKLDKEGLLKDAVVTIQFQNFKISVIGEVNNPGRFSIETDRVSVLDAIAMAGDMTIYGRRDSVMIMRENNGVREVMFTNLLKREALAAPSFYLQQNDVVYIKPNQIKAQQSRINQNNNVGVWLSATSLLASVLTLIFK is encoded by the coding sequence ATGGCGGTAATAGCGTGCGGACTTTTGGTTACAGGATGCAAATCCGCCAAGGAAGTTGTTTACCTGCAAGACGCAAATAAAGTTGCTACTGAACAGATTGCAAATTATCAAGATGTAAAAATCAAAACCGATGATTTGCTTTCAATTATCGTCAGCAGTCAAAACCCGGAGTTATCCGCAATGTTCAACTTGCAGGAAAACCAATACCAGGTAGGTGGCACAGGAACCACTATGGGACAGAGTAAAACTTTGGGTTATCTTGTTGATAAAGACGGAGATATTGATTTCCCTGTTCTTGGCAGGCTTAGGGTTTCCGGTTTAACAAGAGCTGAACTATCCACTATGATTAAAGAGAAACTGGACAAAGAGGGGCTTTTAAAGGATGCTGTTGTTACAATTCAGTTCCAAAATTTTAAAATTTCTGTAATTGGTGAAGTTAACAATCCCGGAAGGTTTTCCATTGAAACAGACAGAGTATCAGTCCTTGACGCTATTGCAATGGCAGGTGATATGACCATTTACGGCAGAAGAGATAGCGTTATGATTATGAGAGAAAATAACGGAGTAAGGGAAGTCATGTTTACCAACCTGCTTAAAAGAGAGGCTCTTGCGGCCCCAAGTTTTTACCTGCAGCAGAATGATGTTGTCTATATAAAACCAAACCAGATAAAGGCGCAGCAGAGCAGGATTAACCAAAACAACAATGTTGGAGTTTGGTTGTCTGCTACCTCATTGCTGGCATCTGTGTTGACGCTCATTTTTAAATAG
- a CDS encoding Gfo/Idh/MocA family oxidoreductase has translation MKNFALIGVAGYIAPRHLTAIHDTGNNLVVAYDKFDSVGRLDSSFPQASFFTEQELFERHISKLRNTKDRIQFLSICTPNYTHDSFIRYGLEHDMDVICEKPVVLNPWNLEDLERLEQETGHKAYTILQLRLHDSIVALKKKIEEGPKDKIYDVDLTYITSRGLWYYASWKGDEAKSGGLATNIGIHLYDMLQWVFGPVQQSVVHIKTHDRVAGFLQLKRARVRYFLSINADTLPANAVQGEKRTYRSVTIDGNEFEFSKGFTELHTKSYENILGGNGFRIGEAKNCIQTVYDIRHAEPIGLKGDYHPLAKLPLTKHPFGW, from the coding sequence ATGAAAAATTTTGCACTCATTGGAGTTGCCGGCTACATTGCTCCGCGTCATTTAACGGCAATTCACGATACCGGAAATAATCTAGTAGTAGCTTACGATAAATTTGACAGCGTCGGCCGCCTGGATAGTTCTTTTCCGCAGGCCTCTTTTTTTACTGAACAGGAATTATTTGAGCGTCATATCTCAAAGTTAAGAAATACAAAAGACCGCATACAGTTTCTCTCTATCTGCACCCCGAATTATACGCATGACTCTTTTATCCGTTATGGGCTGGAGCATGATATGGATGTGATTTGTGAAAAGCCTGTTGTCCTGAACCCTTGGAATCTAGAGGATTTGGAGAGGTTGGAGCAGGAGACCGGCCATAAGGCTTATACAATTCTTCAGCTGAGGCTGCATGATTCCATTGTTGCGCTAAAGAAAAAGATAGAAGAGGGTCCGAAAGACAAAATTTATGACGTAGACCTTACTTACATAACATCCAGAGGATTATGGTATTATGCAAGCTGGAAGGGAGATGAGGCTAAAAGCGGAGGTCTTGCCACTAACATTGGGATACATCTTTATGATATGTTGCAATGGGTATTCGGTCCTGTGCAGCAGAGTGTTGTGCATATTAAGACTCACGATAGGGTAGCAGGTTTTCTTCAACTTAAGAGAGCGAGAGTACGCTATTTCTTAAGCATTAACGCAGATACTCTTCCGGCAAATGCAGTGCAAGGAGAGAAGAGAACATACAGGAGCGTTACCATAGATGGAAATGAATTTGAATTCAGCAAAGGCTTCACGGAGCTGCATACAAAGAGTTATGAAAATATTCTTGGCGGCAACGGATTTAGAATAGGTGAGGCAAAGAACTGCATACAAACTGTTTATGATATTCGTCATGCAGAACCTATAGGACTTAAAGGAGATTATCATCCACTTGCAAAGTTGCCTCTAACCAAACATCCTTTTGGCTGGTAA
- a CDS encoding DegT/DnrJ/EryC1/StrS family aminotransferase: MSDKMKMVDLFGQYGKIKKEINSGIQNVIDTSAFIHGPEVSQFENNLAQYLNAKHVISCANGTDALQIALMALDLKRGDEVIVPAFTYVSTAEVIGLLGLVPVMVDVCHDTFNIATDNVSLENIEKALTKKTKAIVPVHLFGQSCDMKPLMEFAKANKLFVIEDNAQALGAKYFPRGKGGKNRKKPVGSFTGTIGDIGCTSFFPTKNLGCFGDGGALITNNNALAERIRMIANHGQVVKYHHKIIGCNSRLDTLQAAVLDVKLKYLNAYLSARYNAAQYYTSNLKSLDPGGDFFETPYEMGNSTHTYHQYTLKVKNIGGKNSTRDALRQFLANKGVPSMIYYPLPLQEQEAFKNIARIGTPLDESKKLAYSVLSLPMHTELTHKEQDKVIRAIKEFYSL, from the coding sequence ATGTCAGATAAAATGAAAATGGTTGACCTTTTTGGCCAATATGGCAAAATCAAAAAGGAAATAAATTCAGGAATACAAAATGTCATTGACACCTCTGCTTTTATTCATGGGCCGGAGGTTTCTCAGTTTGAAAATAATCTTGCACAATACCTTAATGCCAAGCATGTTATAAGCTGCGCCAATGGAACTGACGCATTGCAAATTGCATTGATGGCTTTGGATTTGAAACGCGGAGATGAAGTTATTGTCCCCGCATTTACTTATGTATCAACTGCGGAGGTAATTGGTCTGCTTGGACTTGTCCCTGTTATGGTGGACGTTTGCCATGATACTTTTAATATCGCGACAGATAATGTTTCATTAGAAAATATTGAGAAGGCTCTGACAAAAAAAACAAAGGCCATTGTGCCTGTTCATCTTTTTGGGCAGAGCTGTGATATGAAGCCGCTGATGGAATTTGCAAAGGCTAACAAACTATTTGTTATAGAGGATAATGCGCAGGCTTTGGGGGCAAAGTATTTTCCGCGCGGCAAGGGAGGGAAGAACAGAAAAAAACCTGTCGGGAGCTTTACGGGAACAATTGGAGACATTGGCTGTACCTCTTTTTTCCCGACAAAAAATCTAGGCTGTTTTGGAGACGGCGGAGCGCTAATCACAAATAATAATGCGCTGGCGGAAAGAATAAGAATGATTGCAAACCACGGTCAAGTTGTAAAATATCACCATAAAATTATTGGATGCAATTCCAGGCTGGATACTTTGCAAGCTGCTGTGCTGGATGTAAAATTAAAATATCTAAATGCCTATTTATCAGCACGCTATAACGCAGCGCAATACTATACGTCAAATCTGAAGTCATTAGATCCGGGCGGAGATTTTTTTGAAACCCCTTATGAAATGGGTAACTCAACACATACTTACCACCAGTATACGTTAAAGGTAAAAAACATTGGAGGCAAGAACAGCACTCGCGATGCGCTAAGACAATTCCTTGCAAATAAGGGAGTTCCGTCAATGATATATTATCCTCTTCCGCTGCAGGAACAAGAGGCGTTTAAAAATATTGCAAGAATTGGAACGCCATTGGATGAGTCTAAAAAACTCGCATATTCCGTTCTCTCTTTGCCAATGCACACGGAACTTACTCACAAAGAGCAGGATAAAGTAATCAGAGCTATAAAAGAATTTTATTCGCTTTAA
- a CDS encoding polysaccharide biosynthesis protein: protein MYNYQGPVKRFSLRHLSQIVVNSKFVNRWFVFAFDVLASTFATTITYIIIGFFINSPAPVSSYIHIVCASLVSSAAAFLIFGTYRGILRYTSSQEIWKLSVAVFSKCVILFGLFAILDGRIGFTIGTAKILIVEFLDIVATMSILVFTRVVLVYIYNLSLSQLNRNKINVLIYDDGDKSVFVANYLANTHLSKYNVAGFVKMTDTVAKHVLSGIKVYSVLNMNFLSHIIEKHDIKAIVFPTQISAATEKDRIVDFATKHDIKVLLFPPIDEINNGSNFRASLKEINVEDLLGRDEIEINMDKIKEFLDGKRVMVTGAAGSIGSELCRLISGYNIKKLIMLDSAETPMHNLMLEFNDIIKRHNAEMENDSDNPASLLNDYEDRFSFIIGDVRNRVRIEKVFDKERPQIIFHAAAYKHVPMMEMNPCEAIGVNVRGTMIVADNAVKYGAEKMIMISTDKAVNPTNVMGASKRIAEIYVQSLSRAIMSGEVKGSTKFITTRFGNVLGSNGSVIPHFKDEIANGGPVTVTHKDIVRYFMSIPEACRLVLEAATMGEGYEIFVFDMGKPVKIADLAKNMIRLAGYEPDVDIKIEYTGLRPGEKLYEELLNTKENTIPTSHKKIFKAKVREFPYDVVVKNLDELRLFAKNMEVVETVRKMKEIVPEYKSRNSVFEQLDKAI, encoded by the coding sequence ATGTATAATTATCAAGGTCCTGTAAAACGTTTTTCACTTAGGCATTTGTCTCAAATTGTAGTTAATTCAAAATTTGTTAACAGATGGTTTGTATTTGCATTTGATGTCCTTGCTTCAACTTTTGCGACTACAATTACATACATAATCATTGGATTCTTTATTAACTCACCTGCTCCCGTCTCTTCATACATTCACATAGTTTGCGCCTCACTTGTATCAAGTGCCGCAGCATTCTTAATTTTTGGAACATACAGGGGCATCTTAAGATATACCAGCTCCCAGGAAATTTGGAAACTTTCTGTCGCCGTATTCAGCAAATGCGTTATTCTTTTTGGATTGTTTGCAATTCTGGACGGAAGAATTGGTTTTACAATTGGCACAGCAAAAATTCTAATTGTAGAATTTCTAGATATAGTTGCAACAATGTCCATCTTGGTATTTACAAGAGTCGTGCTTGTTTACATTTATAACCTTAGTCTGAGCCAGCTGAACAGGAACAAAATTAATGTCTTGATTTATGATGATGGAGATAAGAGTGTTTTTGTTGCTAACTACTTGGCTAATACTCATTTATCAAAATACAATGTTGCCGGTTTTGTGAAAATGACGGACACTGTTGCAAAGCATGTTCTGAGCGGTATCAAAGTTTACTCCGTTCTTAATATGAATTTTCTATCTCACATAATAGAGAAACATGATATTAAGGCTATTGTGTTCCCAACGCAAATATCTGCCGCAACAGAAAAAGACCGTATTGTAGATTTTGCAACAAAGCATGATATTAAAGTTTTACTGTTCCCTCCTATTGATGAAATTAATAACGGATCCAACTTCAGAGCTTCCCTTAAAGAGATAAACGTGGAGGACTTGCTTGGGAGAGATGAGATAGAAATCAACATGGATAAAATAAAGGAATTCCTTGATGGCAAGCGTGTTATGGTCACAGGAGCTGCAGGCAGCATTGGAAGCGAATTGTGCCGCTTAATAAGCGGATATAATATCAAAAAACTTATTATGCTAGATAGTGCTGAAACTCCAATGCACAATCTTATGCTTGAATTCAATGACATTATCAAACGCCACAACGCAGAGATGGAGAATGATAGTGATAACCCTGCGTCATTGCTAAATGATTACGAAGACCGTTTTTCATTTATAATCGGAGATGTACGAAACAGGGTCAGAATAGAGAAAGTTTTTGATAAAGAACGCCCACAGATAATCTTCCATGCTGCTGCATACAAGCATGTTCCAATGATGGAAATGAATCCTTGCGAGGCCATTGGCGTTAACGTCAGAGGTACCATGATAGTAGCGGACAACGCCGTAAAATATGGCGCGGAAAAGATGATAATGATTTCTACTGATAAAGCAGTAAACCCAACTAATGTAATGGGCGCCAGCAAGAGAATTGCAGAAATTTATGTTCAGTCTTTAAGCAGGGCCATTATGAGCGGAGAGGTAAAGGGCTCAACAAAGTTTATTACCACAAGATTTGGAAACGTGTTGGGTTCCAACGGTTCTGTTATTCCTCACTTTAAGGATGAGATTGCCAACGGAGGTCCCGTCACGGTTACACATAAAGATATTGTAAGGTATTTCATGTCCATTCCGGAGGCATGCCGTCTGGTACTTGAGGCTGCAACCATGGGAGAAGGATATGAGATATTTGTATTTGATATGGGCAAGCCTGTTAAGATTGCCGATCTCGCAAAGAACATGATTCGCCTTGCCGGGTATGAACCTGATGTAGATATAAAGATAGAATATACGGGTTTGCGTCCTGGAGAAAAATTATACGAGGAGCTTCTTAACACAAAGGAGAATACTATTCCTACATCTCATAAAAAAATATTCAAGGCCAAAGTGCGTGAGTTCCCTTATGACGTAGTAGTCAAGAATTTGGATGAACTGCGCTTGTTTGCAAAGAACATGGAGGTTGTGGAAACTGTTAGAAAGATGAAAGAGATTGTTCCCGAATACAAGAGCCGCAATTCTGTCTTTGAACAGCTAGATAAGGCAATCTAG
- a CDS encoding UpxY family transcription antiterminator — protein sequence MEPLVKTNSIASQQNCWYVAHIKNLTGQKIQARLNELGIKNYLPYWTEVTEFRGKIVKKEKPVPINLIFLFTTYNTCLNLINFEPMKVNFMRDAITKRFMVIPEKQMEDFMFLLNFSDKAIRVINKDLRPGDRVRVIKGDFAGIEGELIRVQGHKRVVVRLKGLISLATTYIPGSFLERIVPEQSSNTGTEMTKKGDS from the coding sequence GTGGAACCCTTGGTAAAAACAAATTCTATCGCCAGCCAGCAGAATTGCTGGTACGTAGCACATATAAAAAATTTAACCGGACAAAAGATACAAGCCAGGTTAAATGAGCTTGGCATTAAGAATTACTTGCCGTACTGGACTGAAGTGACAGAATTCCGCGGTAAAATTGTAAAAAAGGAGAAACCGGTCCCTATAAATCTTATTTTTCTCTTTACAACGTACAATACTTGCCTGAATCTTATTAATTTTGAGCCAATGAAGGTGAACTTCATGAGAGATGCCATCACAAAAAGATTCATGGTAATCCCGGAGAAACAAATGGAAGATTTTATGTTCCTTCTTAATTTCTCTGACAAAGCCATCAGGGTTATTAATAAAGATTTGCGTCCGGGGGATAGAGTGCGGGTTATCAAAGGAGATTTTGCTGGAATAGAAGGAGAACTTATCAGGGTCCAGGGGCATAAGAGGGTTGTTGTAAGGCTTAAAGGACTAATTTCCCTGGCCACGACGTACATTCCTGGCAGTTTTCTTGAGAGGATTGTTCCGGAGCAAAGTTCAAATACCGGAACAGAGATGACAAAGAAGGGGGATTCATAA
- a CDS encoding FtsX-like permease family protein: MINIISVVSACAIGIGCLALIVILSVYNGFDSTISSMYENYIPDFVVEPARGKVLNTEDAPLQKIKNINGIFAFCPVVEENVFLQYGNVQSIAKIKGVPDNYCLLKKITNHITDGVFRTKFGQLNKAVVGAGLAQRLRLQPSFTDALELFFPTRTGNISMLMPMESVETLNIHPSGIIQLEQEFDKNSMFIPLEAAQELIEYQPNEANKIEIYLSPDASPAIKEGVKTEKYKTVGTQIKKLAAQAGTADKEKYIVKNRWQQNALLYKMMRSEKFAVYLILFFVIVVVSVNIFASLSMLIIDKQDDIKTYRAMGAKNKMLRRTFTLHGWLICMAGAVIGVSIGLVLCIIQQKFGVVPMPGNFTISSYPVDIQLSDVVVIMAITAIIGYIMSAIPAHSIKE, from the coding sequence GTGATTAACATTATTTCCGTAGTGAGCGCGTGCGCTATTGGAATTGGCTGTCTTGCTCTAATTGTTATTCTATCTGTATATAATGGATTTGACTCTACAATTTCCTCTATGTATGAGAATTACATTCCGGACTTTGTAGTTGAACCTGCACGGGGAAAGGTCTTAAACACAGAGGATGCTCCGCTTCAAAAAATTAAAAACATAAATGGGATATTTGCATTTTGTCCTGTAGTAGAAGAAAATGTGTTCTTGCAATACGGTAATGTTCAATCAATTGCAAAAATAAAAGGAGTCCCGGATAATTATTGTCTCCTTAAGAAAATTACAAATCACATAACAGACGGCGTCTTTCGCACAAAATTTGGCCAGCTAAATAAAGCGGTTGTCGGGGCCGGACTTGCTCAAAGGCTCAGACTGCAGCCAAGTTTCACAGATGCTCTAGAATTATTCTTCCCTACCAGAACCGGAAATATCTCCATGCTTATGCCAATGGAATCCGTGGAGACATTAAATATCCACCCCTCCGGCATTATACAGCTGGAACAAGAATTTGATAAAAACTCTATGTTCATCCCTTTGGAGGCGGCACAAGAATTAATTGAATATCAGCCAAATGAGGCAAATAAAATTGAAATATATCTCAGTCCCGATGCCAGCCCCGCAATAAAGGAGGGCGTTAAAACAGAAAAATATAAAACTGTCGGGACCCAAATAAAAAAACTTGCCGCCCAGGCCGGCACAGCTGATAAAGAAAAATATATAGTCAAAAACAGATGGCAGCAGAATGCATTGCTATACAAGATGATGCGCAGCGAGAAGTTTGCAGTTTATTTGATTCTTTTCTTTGTTATTGTTGTTGTTTCCGTAAATATTTTTGCCTCACTATCAATGCTCATAATTGATAAGCAAGATGATATAAAGACGTATCGCGCAATGGGAGCAAAGAACAAAATGCTCCGCAGGACTTTTACCCTGCACGGCTGGTTAATTTGCATGGCAGGGGCAGTTATAGGAGTATCTATTGGCTTAGTACTCTGTATTATACAACAAAAATTCGGGGTTGTGCCAATGCCGGGGAATTTTACAATAAGCTCATATCCGGTAGACATTCAGTTATCTGATGTTGTTGTAATTATGGCGATTACTGCAATTATTGGATACATAATGTCCGCTATTCCGGCACATTCCATAAAAGAATAA
- the rbfA gene encoding 30S ribosome-binding factor RbfA yields the protein MEGESKRQQKIQRELQRHLAEIVRGRGMSAFGGALVTVSEVRVSPDFSYAKVFVSIFPTEKKKSVMELIAGESKSIRGELGHVVAKQLRIVPELEFVLDETLDYVQHIDDLLAADRKKSEK from the coding sequence ATGGAAGGAGAATCAAAGAGACAGCAGAAAATTCAGCGGGAGCTGCAAAGGCATCTAGCTGAAATAGTTAGAGGCAGGGGCATGTCCGCTTTTGGCGGAGCTCTTGTAACAGTGAGCGAGGTGCGCGTAAGTCCCGATTTTTCTTATGCAAAAGTTTTTGTGAGCATATTCCCGACAGAAAAGAAAAAGAGCGTTATGGAACTTATTGCGGGGGAGAGCAAATCTATCAGAGGAGAGCTTGGACATGTTGTTGCAAAACAGCTTAGAATTGTTCCGGAACTTGAATTTGTTCTGGATGAGACGCTGGATTATGTACAGCACATAGATGATTTGCTTGCGGCGGACCGCAAGAAGTCCGAAAAATAA
- the tyrS gene encoding tyrosine--tRNA ligase yields the protein MKNFVEELKWRGMIHSMMPGTEEQLMKEPTSAYVGIDPTADSLHIGHLVGIMMLKHFQACGHKPIALIGGATGMIGDPSMKSQERNLLDEATLRHNQECIKKQLSRFLNFDDKNSPNAALMVNNYDWMKDYTFLGFIRDIGKLITVNYMMSKDSVKKRLSGEDREGMSFTEFSYQLVQGYDYLFLNKHYGCKLQMGGSDQWGNITTGAELIRRTSGNEVFALTCPLMTKADGGKFGKTEKGNIWLSADYTTPYAFYQFWLNVSDEDAQKFIKIFTMLDRETIDAAIAEHLKDPGQRSLQKLLAKEITTMVHGEEEWKNAVEASNILFGKSTREALQKLDERTFLAVFDGVEQFTVSKDKLKTNILDLLAVDTQVFPSKGECRKMIQGNGLNIDKEKFTDVNGTLDDKFLINGKYVLVQKGKKNYYILKFE from the coding sequence ATGAAAAATTTTGTAGAAGAACTAAAGTGGCGCGGAATGATTCATTCCATGATGCCAGGAACGGAAGAACAATTAATGAAGGAGCCAACTTCCGCTTATGTTGGAATAGACCCAACCGCAGACTCTTTGCACATTGGACACCTTGTAGGTATAATGATGCTTAAGCACTTCCAGGCTTGCGGTCATAAGCCGATAGCTTTGATTGGCGGTGCGACCGGAATGATTGGAGACCCCTCTATGAAGAGTCAGGAGCGCAACCTTTTGGATGAAGCCACATTGCGCCACAATCAGGAGTGCATAAAAAAACAGCTCTCCAGATTCTTGAATTTTGATGATAAAAATTCCCCTAACGCAGCACTCATGGTGAATAACTATGACTGGATGAAAGATTATACTTTTCTTGGTTTCATCAGAGATATTGGCAAGCTAATTACTGTCAATTATATGATGAGCAAAGACTCCGTAAAAAAGAGATTGAGCGGAGAAGACAGAGAGGGAATGTCATTTACAGAATTTTCTTACCAGCTAGTGCAAGGATATGATTACTTGTTTCTTAACAAGCACTACGGATGCAAGCTGCAGATGGGCGGAAGTGACCAGTGGGGTAATATCACCACAGGAGCTGAACTGATTCGCAGAACTTCCGGCAATGAAGTATTTGCTTTGACTTGCCCGCTGATGACCAAAGCTGACGGCGGAAAATTTGGAAAGACAGAGAAGGGAAATATTTGGCTAAGCGCAGATTATACAACTCCTTATGCTTTTTATCAGTTCTGGCTGAATGTCAGTGATGAAGACGCTCAGAAATTCATCAAGATTTTTACAATGCTGGATAGGGAGACAATTGATGCCGCCATTGCGGAACATCTTAAGGACCCCGGACAACGTTCTCTGCAAAAGCTTCTTGCAAAGGAGATTACAACAATGGTGCACGGTGAGGAAGAGTGGAAAAACGCTGTTGAAGCATCAAATATTTTGTTTGGCAAATCCACAAGAGAAGCGCTTCAGAAATTAGATGAGCGGACATTCCTTGCAGTGTTTGACGGAGTTGAACAATTCACCGTTAGCAAAGATAAATTAAAGACTAATATATTGGATTTACTTGCTGTTGATACACAAGTATTTCCATCAAAAGGCGAGTGCCGCAAAATGATTCAGGGCAACGGACTTAATATTGACAAAGAGAAATTTACTGACGTTAACGGAACCCTTGATGATAAGTTTTTAATCAACGGCAAATACGTTCTTGTTCAGAAGGGTAAGAAGAATTATTACATTCTTAAGTTTGAATAG
- a CDS encoding aminopeptidase, whose amino-acid sequence MLKGLLKTIKISVAICIVAMIAIPAAAQDKTTAQKACCEKFAASSPDSLLPEDLLWLNRYVKPNEKIGLISDIKKLEVADKMPNKFIDKYVFFITQPIDHKNPKKGTFKQMVVVAFAGWNKPTGIITEGYTGSYFLNPRYREEISALFNTNMVGVEHRYFNKSVPFAQDDTTITPDKLNWDYMTAEQEAADLHAVRTALGHLFPGKWFSSGISKGGQNCMAYTSFYPKDLDCSVPYVGPVSRSAEDGRHEPFIRDSCGTAQDRAILKNFQIEILKRRATIQPMLEEYVKKNNLKYKITIPELYDYCTLEFTFAFWQWGRKTSTVPNPKTATDKEMFDFFAEAVGPDYFQSWDANAPFFVQAAKELGYYSYDCEPFKDLLTIKSTHGYLQRIFLPAQKFKFDNTLYKRLTNFVATTDAKMMFIYGQWDPWSSVRPHNPGHDNIKFYILPGGSHRSRINNMPEPMKKEAIATLKQWLDIKD is encoded by the coding sequence ATGTTAAAAGGTTTATTAAAAACAATTAAAATATCAGTTGCGATTTGCATAGTTGCAATGATTGCAATACCCGCTGCGGCTCAAGACAAAACAACGGCGCAAAAAGCTTGTTGTGAGAAGTTTGCAGCATCGTCTCCGGACTCTTTGCTGCCGGAAGATTTACTATGGCTTAACAGATATGTAAAGCCTAATGAAAAAATTGGTCTTATTTCAGACATCAAAAAACTTGAGGTTGCGGACAAAATGCCTAACAAGTTTATTGACAAATATGTTTTCTTTATCACGCAACCTATTGACCATAAGAACCCTAAGAAAGGCACTTTTAAGCAGATGGTTGTTGTTGCTTTTGCCGGATGGAACAAGCCAACGGGAATTATAACTGAGGGATATACCGGAAGTTATTTTCTTAATCCAAGATACAGAGAGGAAATCTCCGCATTGTTTAACACAAATATGGTTGGCGTGGAGCACAGATATTTTAACAAATCTGTCCCATTTGCACAGGATGATACCACTATTACTCCCGATAAATTAAATTGGGACTATATGACGGCGGAGCAGGAAGCGGCAGATTTACACGCTGTTAGAACGGCGCTTGGACATCTGTTCCCTGGCAAGTGGTTCTCTTCCGGAATAAGCAAGGGAGGACAAAACTGTATGGCCTACACATCTTTTTATCCAAAAGATTTGGATTGCTCTGTTCCTTACGTAGGACCGGTAAGCAGAAGCGCTGAGGATGGAAGACATGAGCCTTTTATTAGAGATTCCTGCGGAACAGCGCAAGACAGAGCTATTCTTAAAAATTTCCAAATAGAAATTCTTAAGAGACGCGCAACTATACAGCCTATGCTGGAGGAATATGTAAAGAAAAATAATTTGAAATATAAGATTACAATTCCTGAGCTTTATGATTATTGCACTCTTGAATTTACATTTGCTTTTTGGCAGTGGGGCAGAAAAACTTCTACCGTTCCAAATCCAAAGACTGCAACGGACAAAGAGATGTTTGACTTTTTTGCAGAGGCAGTAGGTCCGGATTATTTCCAAAGCTGGGATGCCAACGCTCCTTTCTTTGTTCAGGCGGCTAAAGAACTTGGGTACTATAGTTATGATTGTGAGCCGTTTAAGGACCTTCTGACAATTAAATCTACTCACGGATATCTTCAGAGAATTTTCTTGCCGGCACAGAAATTTAAATTTGATAATACTCTGTATAAGAGACTTACAAACTTTGTTGCTACAACAGATGCCAAGATGATGTTCATATATGGCCAGTGGGATCCATGGTCTTCTGTAAGACCTCACAATCCCGGACATGACAACATTAAGTTCTATATTTTGCCTGGTGGCAGCCACCGTTCCAGAATAAACAATATGCCGGAACCTATGAAGAAAGAGGCAATTGCAACTTTAAAACAATGGCTGGACATAAAGGACTAA